The proteins below come from a single Miscanthus floridulus cultivar M001 chromosome 1, ASM1932011v1, whole genome shotgun sequence genomic window:
- the LOC136477013 gene encoding small ribosomal subunit protein uS9c-like — protein MALSVSSLAAALSQLSLPSTSTSKPHPAPLLRLRSTSRRAASLALRASAAEAAEPSEVDLPAEEVVAVEEEAEEDALSGIALRKYVKQRLPGGFAAQRITATGRRKTAIARVVLQEGTGKVFINFRDAKEYLQGNPMWMEYCKVPLMTLGFENNYDVFVKVHGGGLSGQAQAICLGVARALVKISNANRVPLKSEGLLTRDTRIVERKKAGLKKARKRPQFSKR, from the exons ATGGCGCTCTCCGTCTCCTCCCTCGCCGCCGCCCTCTCCCAACTCTCCCTCCCATCGACCTCCACCTCCAAGCCCCACCCGGCCCCGCTCCTGCGCCTGCGCTCCACCTCCCGCCGCGCCGCCAGCCTCGCGCTCCGCGCCTCCGCGGCCGAGGCCGCCGAGCCGTCCGAGGTGGACCTCCCCGCGGAGGAGGTGGTGGCCgtcgaggaggaggcggaggaggatgcgCTGTCGGGAATCGCGCTGAGGAAGTATGTGAAGCAGCGGCTGCCGGGCGGGTTCGCGGCGCAGCGGATCACCGCCACGGGCCGCCGCAAGACGGCCATCGCCCGCGTCGTGCTCCAGGAGGGCACCGGCAAGGTCTTCATCAACTTCCGCGACGCTAAG GAGTATCTCCAGGGAAATCCAATGTGGATGGAGTACTGCAAGGTACCCTTGATGACTCTAGGGTTTGAGAACAACTATGATGTCTTTGTCAAAGTACATGGGGGTGGTCTCTCAGGCCAGGCCCAGGCAATTTGCCTTGGCGTTGCCCGTGCGTTGGTGAAGATCAGCAATGCCAACAGAGTTCCTCTGAAGTCAGAAGGTTTGCTGACTAGGGACACCCGTATTGTTGAAAGGAAGAAGGCTGGTCTCAAGAAGGCACGCAAGCGGCCCCAGTTCTCAAAGCGTTGA